A section of the Diabrotica virgifera virgifera chromosome 8, PGI_DIABVI_V3a genome encodes:
- the LOC114332815 gene encoding bolA-like protein DDB_G0274169, translating to MLKLLTTVRKMSTGNKIATSIQNKLEKQLETVHLQIINESYMHNVPKGAETHFKVVVVSEKFKDLPLIKRHRAVTSVLKEELNGGVHALSIEARTPEEWEKSKKIVEPSPRCLGGFGK from the coding sequence ATGTTAAAATTGTTGACAACGGTTCGAAAGATGAGTACCGGTAACAAAATAGCCACTTCAATTCAGAATAAACTAGAAAAACAGCTAGAAACCGTTCATTTACAAATAATCAACGAATCCTACATGCACAACGTCCCGAAAGGGGCCGAAACCCATTTTAAAGTTGTGGTGGTCTCTGAAAAGTTCAAAGATCTTCCCTTGATCAAGAGACACAGAGCAGTAACGAGTGTTTTAAAGGAAGAGTTGAATGGAGGAGTACATGCATTGTCTATAGAAGCTAGAACACCTGAAGAATGGGAGAAGAGTAAAAAGATTGTAGAACCTAGTCCTCGATGCCTTGGAGGTTTTGGCAAATAA